The Paramormyrops kingsleyae isolate MSU_618 chromosome 11, PKINGS_0.4, whole genome shotgun sequence genome includes a window with the following:
- the ca7 gene encoding carbonic anhydrase 7 has protein sequence MTGHQWGYGEENGPSAWHRDYPIAQGNRQSPIDIVPSEAQFDPSLPPITLVYDTCMSLSISNNGHSVVVEFDDEDGRAVIRGGPLESVYRLKQFHFHWGGTGSCGSEHTICGKTFASELHLVHWNATKYKSFGEAAVAPDGLAVLGIFLEIGDGHRALNSITDSLYMVKFKGSSVDFKDFNPRCLLPKNLNYWTYPGSLTTPPLHESVTWIVLKEPIRVSERQMGKFRMLHFSDEEEDRQRMVNNYRPPQPLKGRRVRASFK, from the exons ATGACTGGCCATCAGTGGGGATACGGCGAGGAAAACG GTCCTTCCGCCTGGCATAGAGACTACCCCATCGCGCAGGGCAATCGGCAGTCCCCCATCGACATCGTCCCCAGCGAGGCGCAGTTTGACCCCAGTTTGCCCCCCATCACGCTGGTCTATGACACCTGCATGTCCCTCAGCATCTCCAACAACGGCCACTCTGTGGTCGTCGAGTTTGATGATGAAGATGGCAGAGCCG TCATCAGGGGGGGGCCCCTGGAGTCGGTGTATAGGCTGAAGCAGTTCCATTTCCACTGGGGTGGGACAGGCAGCTGCGGTTCAGAGCACACCATCTGCGGGAAGACCTTTGCATCTGAG CTTCACCTGGTTCACTGGAATGCTACCAAGTACAAGTCATTTGGCGAGGCGGCCGTAGCCCCTGATGGCCTGGCTGTGCTTGGCATCTTTTTGGAG ATCGGTGATGGACACAGGGCTTTGAACAGCATCACGGATTCTTTGTATATGGTCAAATTTAAG GGGAGCTCAGTAGACTTCAAGGACTTCAACCCAAGGTGCCTCCTGCCCAAAAACCTGAACTACTGGACGTATCCCGGCTCACTGACCACGCCTCCACTGCATGAGAGCGTCACCTGGATTGTCCTGAAGGAGCCCATTCGTGTGTCTGAGAGACAG ATGGGAAAGTTCCGGATGCTGCATTTCAGTGACGAGGAGGAGGATCGCCAGCGCATGGTGAACAACTACAGACCCCCTCAGCCTCTGAAAGGAAGAAGAGTCCGAGCCTCCTTCAAGTAG
- the pdp2 gene encoding pyruvate dehydrogenase [acetyl-transferring]-phosphatase 2, mitochondrial, which translates to MSGTVASWILRRAQSKSLTVSCGQHRLYSRINRPPPRPVSRPRRIRAARSSSSSSPEFNDGRAPSSQRQSSLEKVDFRLTGAQINGLLRANEQNVRIPEFDGRGLSPVLRFESNQLPANAPNEDRRSVATCLQTKGMLFGVFDGHGGHACAQAVSERLLYYIAVALMPRQSLEEIEYAMENTKPVPPILQWYKHHNDYIYRESASLYVDHLRVFWQELLENEEHGDGMDPLDALAYAFRRLDADISLEAQVPLDSELMRSTAIQVAFAGSTACLAHVDMEGILVANAGDCRAVLGVQEEDGSWSALPLSRDHNARNVAELARLRSQHPKAEEATVVQDERLLGILMPFRAFGDVRFKWSKELQQSVLENSCDLDSLDIYQYTPANFHTPPYLEVTPELTYHRLRPKDRFLILASDGLWDMLSDDEAVRLAAEHLTGVHLQAPVSASERQMNLGQMHSLLLHRCAVPSLDLNSATHLIRHAVGTNEYGELDQERLSAMLALPDDLARMYRDDITVTIVYFNSDLAKARED; encoded by the coding sequence ATGTCTGGTACTGTGGCTTCATGGATCCTGCGTCGTGCTCAGAGTAAATCCCTCACAGTTTCCTGCGGCCAGCACAGACTGTACTCCAGGATCAACCGCCCACCTCCTCGGCCTGTTTCCCGGCCCAGAAGGATTCGGGCAGCCAGGTCCTCTTCCAGCAGTAGCCCTGAGTTTAACGATGGTAGAGCCCCCTCTTCCCAGAGGCAGTCTTCTCTTGAGAAGGTGGACTTCCGGTTGACTGGTGCGCAGATCAATGGCCTTCTGCGGGCGAATGAGCAGAACGTGCGGATCCCCGAGTTCGATGGCCGGGGCCTCAGCCCCGTGCTGCGGTTCGAGAGCAACCAGCTGCCGGCAAACGCGCCCAATGAAGACCGGCGCAGCGTCGCCACCTGCCTGCAGACCAAGGGCATGCTCTTCGGCGTGTTCGATGGGCACGGTGGCCATGCCTGTGCCCAGGCGGTGAGTGAGCGTCTCCTCTATTATATAGCAGTGGCTCTCATGCCCCGGCAGAGCCTGGAGGAGATCGAGTACGCCATGGAGAACACCAAGCCCGTCCCGCCCATCCTGCAGTGGTACAAGCACCACAACGACTACATCTACCGGGAGTCGGCCTCCCTGTACGTGGACCACCTGCGGGTCTTCTGGCAGGAGTTGCTGGAGAACGAGGAGCACGGAGATGGCATGGACCCCCTTGACGCCCTGGCCTACGCCTTCCGCAGGCTGGACGCTGATATCTCCCTGGAGGCCCAGGTGCCACTGGACAGTGAGCTGATGAGGAGCACAGCCATCCAGGTGGCGTTTGCTGGCTCCACCGCCTGTCTGGCACACGTGGACATGGAGGGCATCCTGGTGGCCAATGCCGGTGACTGCCGGGCGGTGCTGGGGGTGCAGGAGGAGGACGGCTCGTGGAGCGCCCTGCCGCTCTCCCGGGACCACAACGCCCGGAACGTagcggagctggcgcggctcaggtCCCAGCACCCCAAGGCGGAGGAGGCCACGGTGGTGCAGGACGAACGGCTCCTGGGCATCCTGATGCCATTCAGGGCCTTCGGGGACGTGCGCTTCAAGTGGAGCAAGGAGCTGCAGCAGAGCGTGCTGGAGAACAGCTGCGACCTGGATTCCCTGGACATCTACCAATACACTCCGGCCAACTTCCACACACCGCCCTACCTGGAGGTGACCCCGGAGCTGACCTATCACCGGCTGCGGCCCAAGGACCGCTTCCTGATCCTGGCTTCAGATGGGCTGTGGGACATGCTGAGTGACGACGAGGCCGTGCGGCTGGCCGCCGAGCACCTCACCGGGGTCCACCTCCAGGCGCCGGTGTCGGCCAGCGAGCGGCAGATGAACCTGGGTCAGATGCACAGCCTGCTGCTGCACCGCTGTGCCGTGCCCTCCCTCGACCTCAACTCCGCCACGCACCTCATCCGGCACGCCGTCGGCACCAACGAGTACGGGGAGCTTGACCAGGAGCGCCTCTCTGCCATGCTGGCCCTACCCGACGACCTTGCCAGGATGTACCGTGACGACATCACAGTCACCATTGTCTACTTCAACTCCGACCTCGCCAAGGCCAGAGAGGATTAA